Proteins from one Plodia interpunctella isolate USDA-ARS_2022_Savannah chromosome 3, ilPloInte3.2, whole genome shotgun sequence genomic window:
- the Tbc1d8-9 gene encoding TBC1 domain family member 9 isoform X2: MWVKPQEIFLKTALWDCDETTLYFVLQRRKGHGKSKGLSSLLVGTLDSVRDTKPPPFRILHQTPTSEIYYVIATALTEHEIRQDWQWLFDNVCPTLHSFDKEEDITDFVCCKINSIIATEQENITEDEDTLTYKNVDNEFHQRFGMPKEEKLVCYYSCSYWKGKMLRQGWLYLSVHYMCFYSYLFGRQTSIKIRWADVKELEKTNSLLFPDSIKVVTRDSEHYFTLLLKKNETFALMQQLANIAMKQLIDDKPGTYNIDKDLLTKLSRNVPKKPSFLKRDLDAKKQSNLYTLRFRLPQNEKLDGTEECTLWTPYNKRHNWGRLYLSQNFICFDSRVRNLVRLTIPLRNVHQVERADSGGAGSSSDSGSILITTSLYTSFLFGNISDREFLVHKISELLAKLPKEKPTVAVAREEEGKEWTPQPPLMTLFKTNQTSPIKQIQQKKEIQWENHMSEVGRGVSMYQTVAGSELVVKGIPESLRGELWGVFSGSILQKVQNKGLYEKLVNEALASKSPVNDEIERDLHRSLPEHPAFQSDVGISALRRVLCAYALKNPTIGYCQAMNIVASVLLIYCHEEQAFWLLATICETLLPDYYNTRVVGALIDQGVLEELTEAHLPELHAKLDELGVMKMISLSWFLTLFISVMPYECAVNVMDCFFYDGAKVIFQVTLTILERNHEKLLQCTEDGQPMQILGDYLAGIYNDEAMALSTEPRTAKRTIKIQELVYEAYRTYGSSVTSECIEKLGMKHRLRVVRHLEDSLERHTLRALQQDKLLSPTELQELLSAIREELLWAKRAPCERLEAPYEAYRLDYSQFKTLFTALSPWARGDMADTITARMFKLMDEDDDGVVSARGLSVALGLSARSEASRRLRALYCAHAPPLLSPLDIKPAHFTDTGEELAADAISFFDDVDNPSTPESGEPTMQQSMSEVSDSMDRCSLGDVMSQSANTTSAQCSIESIRLCALSGLAWSLPSTPGSPPAPPTAPPLPRPHFLQLLAVLHDLTQHNLELYEAVMNAGTLLLQLGGLNRPEFDREVSQDSLYLAAAAKQPIIDPNGNTTEVEQDGPQPSPSKEMDPCGDGTWSITLQQFLATMLAQDPLEKYFNEIVPILPQLEALRQRDRLQSVS, encoded by the exons ATGTGGGTTAAGCCTCAGgagatttttttgaaaactgCGTTGTG GGATTGCGATGAAACAACCCTGTATTTCGTCTTGCAAAGGAGGAAGGGGCATGGAAAATCCAAAGGGTTGTCTTCATTATTGGTTGGCACTCTTGACAGTGTGCGAGACACTAAGCCGCCTCCATTTCGAATATTGCATCAAACACCTACTTCCGAGATATATTATG taATAGCCACAGCTCTCACAGAACATGAAATCCGTCAAGACTGGCAGTGGCTATTTGACAATGTGTGTCCGACTCTGCATTCCTTTGACAAAGAGGAAGACATCACAGATTTTGTCTGTTGCAAGATAAACTCGATTATAGCCACTGAGCAGGAGAACATCACAGAAG atGAAGATACTCTGACATACAAAAATGTGGATAATGAGTTTCACCAAAGATTCGGAATGCCCAAAGAAGAGAAGTTGGTGTGTTACTATTCCTGTAG TTACTGGAAAGGCAAAATGCTCAGACAAGGGTGGCTGTACTTGTCAGTACActatatgtgtttttattcatatttatttggacGACAAACTTCGATTAAAATCCGATGGGCCGACGTGAAAGAATTGGAGAAGACCAACAGCCTACTGTTCCCGGATTCCATCAAAGTCGTGACGAGGGATAGTGAGCACTACTTCACGTTGTTATTGAAGAAGAATGAGACCTTTGCTCTGATGCAGCAGTTGGCTAACATTGCCATGAAACA GTTGATTGACGACAAGCCAGGCACATACAACATTGACAAAGACTTGCTCACAAAGTTGAGTAGAAACGTGCCGAAGAAGCCTTCTTTCCTGAAGAGGGACCTGGACGCGAAGAAGCAATCGAACCTGTATACCCTGAGGTTTAGATTGCCACAAAATGAGAAATTGGATGGGACCGAGGAGTGTACCCTATGGACCCCCTACAATAAGAGACATAACTGGGGCCGTCTCTACTTGTCACAgaactttatttgttttgatagTAGG GTGCGCAACCTAGTCCGCCTGACGATACCGCTACGTAACGTGCACCAAGTGGAACGCGCGGACTCTGGCGGCGCCGGCAGCTCCAGTGACTCTGGCAGCATCCTCATCACCACCTCGCTGTACACCAGCTTCCTGTTCGGCAACATATCCGACCGGGAGTTCCTGGTGCACAAGATATCGGAACTGCTTGCGAAACTACCCAA GGAGAAGCCGACGGTGGCGGTGGCCAGGGAGGAGGAGGGCAAGGAGTGGACTCCGCAGCCACCCTTGATGACGTTGTTCAAGACTAATCAGACTTCGCCTATTAAGCAGATTCAGCAGAAAAAG GAAATACAATGGGAAAATCATATGTCAGAGGTGGGTCGCGGCGTCAGTATGTACCAAACCGTAGCCGGGAGCGAGCTAGTAGTCAAGGGCATTCCTGAGTCCCTACGTGGGGAACTGTGGGGCGTGTTCTCTGGATCTATTCTCCAGAAGGTCCAGAATAAGGGCCTGTACGAGAAGCTGGTGAACGAAGCCCTGGCCTCGAAGAGTCCTGTCAATGATGAGATTGAGAGGGACTTGCACAGGTCCTTGCCTGAACACCCAGCTTTTCAGAGTGATGTTG GAATATCCGCCCTGCGCCGAGTGTTATGCGCGTACGCACTGAAGAACCCCACGATAGGCTATTGCCAAGCGATGAACATTGTAGCGTCAGTGCTCCTCATCTACTGCCATGAGGAGCAGGCCTTCTGGCTTCTGGCCACTATATGCGAAACCCTGCTGCCTGATTACTATAACACTAGAGTTGTCGGCGCTTTG ATAGACCAAGGCGTCTTAGAAGAGTTGACAGAGGCGCATCTTCCGGAACTACACGCGAAGTTAGACGAGCTTGGTGTCATGAAGATGATCTCTTTGTCTTGGTTCCTGACTTTGTTCATCAGCGTGATGCCTTACGAATGCGCCGTCAATGTAATGGACTGCTTCTTTTATGACGGCGCTAAAGTTATCTTTcag gTGACCTTGACAATCCTGGAGAGGAATCACGAGAAGCTACTGCAGTGTACAGAAGATGGTCAGCCGATGCAGATCTTGGGGGACTATTTGGCGGGAATCTACAATGACGAGGCTATGGCGCTTTCCACTGAGCCACGCACTGCTAAAAGA acaataaaaattcaaGAGCTAGTGTACGAAGCGTACCGCACTTACGGATCGAGTGTCACAAGCGAGTGTATAGAGAAGTTGGGGATGAAACATCGATTGAGGGTAGTTCGACACTTGGAGGATAGTCTGGAGAGACACACGCTTAGAGCGCTGCAGCAGGACAAGCTGCTTTCCCCTACTGAGTTACAG gaGTTACTGAGCGCAATTCGCGAAGAATTACTATGGGCCAAACGCGCTCCGTGCGAACGATTGGAAGCACCTTACGAAGCGTATCGGTTAGATTACTCGCAGTTCAAGACACTTTTCACTGCCTTATCGCCTTGGGCCAGAGGAGACATGGCCGACACCATCACTGCCAGGATGTTCAAG CTAATGGACGAAGACGACGACGGAGTGGTGAGCGCGCGCGGGCTGAGCGTGGCGCTGGGACTGAGCGCGCGCAGCGAGGCGTCGCGGCGCCTGCGCGCGCTGTACTGCGCGCACGCGCCGCCGCTGCTGTCGCCGCTCGACATCAAGCCCGCGCACTTCACCGACACGGGCGAGGAGCTGGCGGCCGACGCTATCTCTTTCTTTGATGA CGTGGACAATCCATCGACGCCCGAATCTGGCGAGCCGACGATGCAACAGTCGATGAGCGAAGTCAGCGACAGTATGGACAGGTGTAGTTTAGGTGACGTCATGAGCCAATCAG CCAACACAACCTCGGCGCAATGCAGCATAGAATCGATCCGCCTGTGCGCCCTGTCGGGGCTGGCGTGGTCGCTGCCGTCCACCCCGGGCTCGCCGCCCGCGCCCCCCACCGCGCCGCCTCTGCCCCGCCCCCACTTCCTGCAGCTGCTGGCGGTGCTGCACGACCTCACGCAGCACAACCTCGAGCTATATGAAGCTGTTATGAACGCGG GTACCCTCCTTTTACAACTAGGGGGGCTAAATCGACCGGAATTTGATCGCGAAGTGTCTCAAGACAGCCTCTACCTCGCCGCGGCAGCAAAACAACCTATT atcgATCCCAACGGCAACACAACCGAAGTCGAACAAGACGGACCTCAACCATCGCCTTCAAAGGAAATGGATCCTTGCGGCGACGGCACATGGTCTATAACCCTACAGCAGTTCCTGGCGACCATGCTGGCACAAGACCCTTTAGAGAAATACTTTAACGAAATAGTACCTATTCTACCTCAGTTGGAAGCCCTAAGGCAAAGGGACAGACTGCAATCGGTCTCATAG
- the Tbc1d8-9 gene encoding TBC1 domain family member 9 isoform X1: protein MWVKPQEIFLKTALWDCDETTLYFVLQRRKGHGKSKGLSSLLVGTLDSVRDTKPPPFRILHQTPTSEIYYVIATALTEHEIRQDWQWLFDNVCPTLHSFDKEEDITDFVCCKINSIIATEQENITEDEDTLTYKNVDNEFHQRFGMPKEEKLVCYYSCSYWKGKMLRQGWLYLSVHYMCFYSYLFGRQTSIKIRWADVKELEKTNSLLFPDSIKVVTRDSEHYFTLLLKKNETFALMQQLANIAMKQLIDDKPGTYNIDKDLLTKLSRNVPKKPSFLKRDLDAKKQSNLYTLRFRLPQNEKLDGTEECTLWTPYNKRHNWGRLYLSQNFICFDSRVRNLVRLTIPLRNVHQVERADSGGAGSSSDSGSILITTSLYTSFLFGNISDREFLVHKISELLAKLPNTVYREKPTVAVAREEEGKEWTPQPPLMTLFKTNQTSPIKQIQQKKEIQWENHMSEVGRGVSMYQTVAGSELVVKGIPESLRGELWGVFSGSILQKVQNKGLYEKLVNEALASKSPVNDEIERDLHRSLPEHPAFQSDVGISALRRVLCAYALKNPTIGYCQAMNIVASVLLIYCHEEQAFWLLATICETLLPDYYNTRVVGALIDQGVLEELTEAHLPELHAKLDELGVMKMISLSWFLTLFISVMPYECAVNVMDCFFYDGAKVIFQVTLTILERNHEKLLQCTEDGQPMQILGDYLAGIYNDEAMALSTEPRTAKRTIKIQELVYEAYRTYGSSVTSECIEKLGMKHRLRVVRHLEDSLERHTLRALQQDKLLSPTELQELLSAIREELLWAKRAPCERLEAPYEAYRLDYSQFKTLFTALSPWARGDMADTITARMFKLMDEDDDGVVSARGLSVALGLSARSEASRRLRALYCAHAPPLLSPLDIKPAHFTDTGEELAADAISFFDDVDNPSTPESGEPTMQQSMSEVSDSMDRCSLGDVMSQSANTTSAQCSIESIRLCALSGLAWSLPSTPGSPPAPPTAPPLPRPHFLQLLAVLHDLTQHNLELYEAVMNAGTLLLQLGGLNRPEFDREVSQDSLYLAAAAKQPIIDPNGNTTEVEQDGPQPSPSKEMDPCGDGTWSITLQQFLATMLAQDPLEKYFNEIVPILPQLEALRQRDRLQSVS, encoded by the exons ATGTGGGTTAAGCCTCAGgagatttttttgaaaactgCGTTGTG GGATTGCGATGAAACAACCCTGTATTTCGTCTTGCAAAGGAGGAAGGGGCATGGAAAATCCAAAGGGTTGTCTTCATTATTGGTTGGCACTCTTGACAGTGTGCGAGACACTAAGCCGCCTCCATTTCGAATATTGCATCAAACACCTACTTCCGAGATATATTATG taATAGCCACAGCTCTCACAGAACATGAAATCCGTCAAGACTGGCAGTGGCTATTTGACAATGTGTGTCCGACTCTGCATTCCTTTGACAAAGAGGAAGACATCACAGATTTTGTCTGTTGCAAGATAAACTCGATTATAGCCACTGAGCAGGAGAACATCACAGAAG atGAAGATACTCTGACATACAAAAATGTGGATAATGAGTTTCACCAAAGATTCGGAATGCCCAAAGAAGAGAAGTTGGTGTGTTACTATTCCTGTAG TTACTGGAAAGGCAAAATGCTCAGACAAGGGTGGCTGTACTTGTCAGTACActatatgtgtttttattcatatttatttggacGACAAACTTCGATTAAAATCCGATGGGCCGACGTGAAAGAATTGGAGAAGACCAACAGCCTACTGTTCCCGGATTCCATCAAAGTCGTGACGAGGGATAGTGAGCACTACTTCACGTTGTTATTGAAGAAGAATGAGACCTTTGCTCTGATGCAGCAGTTGGCTAACATTGCCATGAAACA GTTGATTGACGACAAGCCAGGCACATACAACATTGACAAAGACTTGCTCACAAAGTTGAGTAGAAACGTGCCGAAGAAGCCTTCTTTCCTGAAGAGGGACCTGGACGCGAAGAAGCAATCGAACCTGTATACCCTGAGGTTTAGATTGCCACAAAATGAGAAATTGGATGGGACCGAGGAGTGTACCCTATGGACCCCCTACAATAAGAGACATAACTGGGGCCGTCTCTACTTGTCACAgaactttatttgttttgatagTAGG GTGCGCAACCTAGTCCGCCTGACGATACCGCTACGTAACGTGCACCAAGTGGAACGCGCGGACTCTGGCGGCGCCGGCAGCTCCAGTGACTCTGGCAGCATCCTCATCACCACCTCGCTGTACACCAGCTTCCTGTTCGGCAACATATCCGACCGGGAGTTCCTGGTGCACAAGATATCGGAACTGCTTGCGAAACTACCCAA TACTGTGTACAGGGAGAAGCCGACGGTGGCGGTGGCCAGGGAGGAGGAGGGCAAGGAGTGGACTCCGCAGCCACCCTTGATGACGTTGTTCAAGACTAATCAGACTTCGCCTATTAAGCAGATTCAGCAGAAAAAG GAAATACAATGGGAAAATCATATGTCAGAGGTGGGTCGCGGCGTCAGTATGTACCAAACCGTAGCCGGGAGCGAGCTAGTAGTCAAGGGCATTCCTGAGTCCCTACGTGGGGAACTGTGGGGCGTGTTCTCTGGATCTATTCTCCAGAAGGTCCAGAATAAGGGCCTGTACGAGAAGCTGGTGAACGAAGCCCTGGCCTCGAAGAGTCCTGTCAATGATGAGATTGAGAGGGACTTGCACAGGTCCTTGCCTGAACACCCAGCTTTTCAGAGTGATGTTG GAATATCCGCCCTGCGCCGAGTGTTATGCGCGTACGCACTGAAGAACCCCACGATAGGCTATTGCCAAGCGATGAACATTGTAGCGTCAGTGCTCCTCATCTACTGCCATGAGGAGCAGGCCTTCTGGCTTCTGGCCACTATATGCGAAACCCTGCTGCCTGATTACTATAACACTAGAGTTGTCGGCGCTTTG ATAGACCAAGGCGTCTTAGAAGAGTTGACAGAGGCGCATCTTCCGGAACTACACGCGAAGTTAGACGAGCTTGGTGTCATGAAGATGATCTCTTTGTCTTGGTTCCTGACTTTGTTCATCAGCGTGATGCCTTACGAATGCGCCGTCAATGTAATGGACTGCTTCTTTTATGACGGCGCTAAAGTTATCTTTcag gTGACCTTGACAATCCTGGAGAGGAATCACGAGAAGCTACTGCAGTGTACAGAAGATGGTCAGCCGATGCAGATCTTGGGGGACTATTTGGCGGGAATCTACAATGACGAGGCTATGGCGCTTTCCACTGAGCCACGCACTGCTAAAAGA acaataaaaattcaaGAGCTAGTGTACGAAGCGTACCGCACTTACGGATCGAGTGTCACAAGCGAGTGTATAGAGAAGTTGGGGATGAAACATCGATTGAGGGTAGTTCGACACTTGGAGGATAGTCTGGAGAGACACACGCTTAGAGCGCTGCAGCAGGACAAGCTGCTTTCCCCTACTGAGTTACAG gaGTTACTGAGCGCAATTCGCGAAGAATTACTATGGGCCAAACGCGCTCCGTGCGAACGATTGGAAGCACCTTACGAAGCGTATCGGTTAGATTACTCGCAGTTCAAGACACTTTTCACTGCCTTATCGCCTTGGGCCAGAGGAGACATGGCCGACACCATCACTGCCAGGATGTTCAAG CTAATGGACGAAGACGACGACGGAGTGGTGAGCGCGCGCGGGCTGAGCGTGGCGCTGGGACTGAGCGCGCGCAGCGAGGCGTCGCGGCGCCTGCGCGCGCTGTACTGCGCGCACGCGCCGCCGCTGCTGTCGCCGCTCGACATCAAGCCCGCGCACTTCACCGACACGGGCGAGGAGCTGGCGGCCGACGCTATCTCTTTCTTTGATGA CGTGGACAATCCATCGACGCCCGAATCTGGCGAGCCGACGATGCAACAGTCGATGAGCGAAGTCAGCGACAGTATGGACAGGTGTAGTTTAGGTGACGTCATGAGCCAATCAG CCAACACAACCTCGGCGCAATGCAGCATAGAATCGATCCGCCTGTGCGCCCTGTCGGGGCTGGCGTGGTCGCTGCCGTCCACCCCGGGCTCGCCGCCCGCGCCCCCCACCGCGCCGCCTCTGCCCCGCCCCCACTTCCTGCAGCTGCTGGCGGTGCTGCACGACCTCACGCAGCACAACCTCGAGCTATATGAAGCTGTTATGAACGCGG GTACCCTCCTTTTACAACTAGGGGGGCTAAATCGACCGGAATTTGATCGCGAAGTGTCTCAAGACAGCCTCTACCTCGCCGCGGCAGCAAAACAACCTATT atcgATCCCAACGGCAACACAACCGAAGTCGAACAAGACGGACCTCAACCATCGCCTTCAAAGGAAATGGATCCTTGCGGCGACGGCACATGGTCTATAACCCTACAGCAGTTCCTGGCGACCATGCTGGCACAAGACCCTTTAGAGAAATACTTTAACGAAATAGTACCTATTCTACCTCAGTTGGAAGCCCTAAGGCAAAGGGACAGACTGCAATCGGTCTCATAG
- the LOC128683646 gene encoding tissue alpha-L-fucosidase-like, translated as MKYISFLFLFKGIDEMKKMIAIFLLLCVTVASGNEKRYKPEWSDLDTRPLPEWYDKAKIGIFIHWGVYSVPSFHSEWFWDMWRDKKEIQNFMQRNYPPYFTYQEFAPMFTAEFFSPEQFAELFYASGAKYVVLTSKHHEGFTLFPSSRSYSWNSVDVGPHRDLVGELAWNVRTKGLKFGVYHSLYEWFNPIYLQDKDEGFLTRDYVDNKLWPDIKQLINSYKPSVFWSDGDWEADDSYWNSTGLLAYLYNDSPVKDEIVVNDRWGRGTACKHGDFYNCADRYNPGHLVRHKWENAFTLDKKSWGYRRDMNVADVMTIQQLIKEVVSTVSCGGNALINVGPTKEGTIAPIFQERLLALGDWLKVNGEAIYSSSPWVQQNDTKAGDVWYTCTKANYDALRPVRKPNVKDNVIAIYVIFLKWPQNNVLKLHYITPYLSVKFKISLLGYDGYLQWKTQNGETAIVLPDKAELSSDYAWTLKINDEADDLDNDLVRIRWGTPGARAAADQGRQPLVSSEDYFRKTASLT; from the exons atgaaatatatttcatttctatttttattcaaaggaatagatgaaatgaaaaaaatgataGCAATATTTCTATTGCTATGTGTGACTGTGGCTAGCGGCAATGAAAAGAGGTATAAACCTGAGTGGAGCGACTTGGACACCCGGCCTTTGCCGGAATGGTACGATAAAGCCAAAATAGGGATATTTATACATTGGGGCGTTTATTCTGTTCCAAGTTTTCATTCCGAATGGTTTTGGGACATGTGGAGAG ACAAAAaggaaattcaaaatttcatgcAGAGAAACTATCCTCCCTATTTTACGTATCAAGAATTTGCCCCAATGTTCACAGCAGAATTTTTCTCTCCTGAACAATTTGCTGAACTATTCTATGCATCAGGAGCTAA gTACGTTGTTTTAACAAGTAAACACCACGAGGGTTTCACTTTGTTTCCGTCATCACGATCATACAGCTGGAACTCAGTAGATGTTGGCCCCCATCGAGATTTAGTGGGCGAGTTGGCATGGAACGTCAGAACTAAGGGCTTAAAATTTGGTGTCTACCACTCCTTGTACGAATGGTTCAATCCAATATATTTACAGGATAAGGACGAAGGATTTCTTACTCGAGATTATGTTGACAATAAACTATGGCCCGATATAAAACagttaataaatagttataagCCGTCAGTTTTCTGGTCAGACGGAGATTGGGAAGCTGACGACAGTTATTGGAACTCCACTGGATTATTGGCCTATTTGTACAACGACAGTCCTGTGAAGGACGAAATCGTCGTCAATGATAGATGGGGCCGCGGTACTGCTTGTAAACACggagatttttataattgtgcCGATAGGTATAACCCTG GTCATTTGGTCAGACATAAATGGGAAAATGCGTTTACTTTGGACAAGAAATCCTGGGGATACCGGCGGGACATGAACGTGGCAGATGTCATGACTATACAACAATTAATCAAAGAAGTCGTGTCCACTGTTAGCTGTGGAG gCAATGCTCTCATAAACGTTGGCCCTACGAAAGAAGGGACTATAGCGCCAATATTCCAAGAAAGACTGCTAGCTCTCGGAGACTGGCTGAAAGTGAATGGAGAAGCTATATACTCCTCATCGCCCTGGGTCCAACAAAACGACACCAAAGCTGGCGATGTTTGGTACACATGTACTAAAGCTAATTATGATGCTTTGAGACCAGTACGAAAACCTAATGTGAAGGATAATGTCATCGCCATTTacgtcatatttttaaaatggccGCAAAACAATGTCTTAAAATTACACTACATTACGCCTTATCTTAGTGTTAAATTTAAGATCTCACTATTAGGCTACGATGGATACTTGCAG tggaAGACTCAAAATGGGGAGACGGCGATTGTACTGCCAGATAAAGCCGAGCTTTCCAGTGATTACGCTTGGACTCTGAAAATTA ATGATGAGGCTGATGACTTGGACAATGATTTGGTGCGGATTAGATGGGGGACACCGGGAGCCAGGGCGGCTGCCGACCAAGGGAGGCAACCCTTAGTGTCCTCTGaagattattttagaaaaacgGCTAGTCTCACGTAA
- the LOC128683820 gene encoding tissue alpha-L-fucosidase-like yields MMAIFLLLCVTVASGNEKRYKPEWSDLDTRPLPEWYDKAKIGIILHWGVYSVPSFHSEWFWHYWKDGNDYIRGFMQNNYPPGFTYQEFARSFKAEFFSPDHFAELFYESGAKYVILTSKHHEGYALFPSTRSYSWNSVDVGPHQDLVGELAYSVRAKGLKFGVYHSLYEWFNPIYLKDKRAGFLTRDYVENKIWPDVIQLINNYKPSVFWSDGDGEATDSYWNSTGLLAYLYNDSPVKDEIVVNDRWGRGTACKHGDFYNCDDRYNPLKLMTHKWENAFSMDKKSWGYRRDMKLEDVMTIQQLIKEVVSTVSCGGNALVNVGPTKEGTIAPIFQERLLALGDWLKVNGEAIFSSSPWVEQNDTKASDVWYTCTKDNYDALKPVRKPTLKDNMIAIYAIFLKWPQNNVLKLHYITPYLSDTFKISMLGYDRYLQWKVQNGETAIVLPNKAILTSDYAWTLKFNIAEELNDQSVQSFESQTRAGTRSDLTSVPSEASASVDQVRQSLDSSEEDIHM; encoded by the exons atgatggcaatATTTCTATTGCTATGTGTGACTGTGGCTAGCGGCAATGAAAAGAGGTATAAACCTGAGTGGAGCGACTTGGACACCCGGCCTTTGCCGGAATGGTACGATAAAGCTAAAATAGGAATAATTTTGCATTGGGGCGTTTATTCTGTTCCGAGTTTTCATTCCGAATGGTTTTGGCACTATTGGAAAG ATGGTAATGATTATATTAGGGGTTTCATGCAAAATAATTATCCTCCCGGTTTTACTTATCAAGAATTTGCTCGAAGTTTCAAAGCAGAGTTTTTCTCTCCTGACCACTTTGCTGAGCTATTTTATGAATCAGGAGCCaa ATACGTAATTTTAACAAGTAAGCACCACGAGGGCTACGCTTTGTTTCCTTCAACACGATCATACAGCTGGAACTCAGTAGATGTTGGCCCGCATCAAGACTTGGTGGGCGAACTGGCGTACAGCGTCAGAGCTAAGGGCTTAAAATTTGGCGTCTACCACTCTTTATATGAATGGTTCAATCCAATATATTTGAAGGATAAAAGAGCAGGATTCCTTACTCGAGATTatgttgaaaacaaaatatggcCCGATGTTATacagctaataaataattataagccGTCGGTGTTTTGGTCAGACGGAGATGGGGAAGCTACGGACAGTTATTGGAACTCCACTGGATTATTGGCCTATTTGTACAACGACAGTCCTGTGAAGGACGAAATCGTCGTCAATGATAGATGGGGCCGCGGTACTGCTTGTAAACACggagatttttataattgtgatGATAGGTATAACCCTC TTAAATTGATGACACATAAATGGGAAAATGCGTTTTCTATGGACAAGAAATCCTGGGGATACCGGCGAGACATGAAGCTGGAAGATGTCATGACTATTCAACAATTAATCAAAGAAGTTGTATCCACTGTTAGCTGTGGAG gtAATGCTCTCGTAAACGTTGGCCCTACGAAAGAAGGAACTATAGCGCCAATATTCCAAGAAAGACTGCTAGCTCTCGGAGATTGGCTGAAAGTGAATGGAGAAGCTATATTCTCCTCATCGCCCTGGGTTGAACAAAACGACACCAAAGCTAGCGATGTTTGGTATACCTGTACTAAAGATAATTATGATGCTTTGAAACCAGTACGAAAACCCACCTTAAAGGATAATATGATCGCCATTTACgccatatttttaaaatggccGCAAAACAATGTCTTGAAATTACACTACATTACGCCTTATCTTAGTGACACATTTAAGATTTCAATGTTAGGCTATGACAGATACTTGCAG TGGAAGGTCCAAAATGGGGAAACTGCGATTGTACTGCCGAATAAAGCCATACTGACTTCTGATTATGCTTGgactttaaaattta ATATCGCTGAGGAGTTGAATGACCAATCAGTGCAGTCTTTTGAATCACAGACTAGAGCGGGGACAAGA